The Reichenbachiella carrageenanivorans region ACACCATCCATTTTCCAAAGGTAGGGCTTGAATTGATCAAATATAAAGTGGCTAAAAACCCGACTTTCTTTGGTAGAAACAAGCAGGAAGAGCTAGTTACCTTTCATACCAAAGCCAAAAAAGTAACGATCAAAAACCTACCACCACATCCGCTAAAAGAAAGTGTATCCGTAGGAAATTATAGACTAAAAGAAAAAATTTCTAATCAAACACTCCGCACAGGCGAAAGTTTCAACTACTCCTTTGATATCACTGGCGAAGGCAACATCTCTGCAATCGGAGAACCCATACTCCAAGAAGACGACAATTTCGACATCTACTCTCCTAATATTCGCCAAGACATCAGTCGTGGGCATGGCAAAGTACGAGGCACCAAGTCCTTCAGCTACTACGGTATCCCCAACGAACCTGGAACATATGAGCTAGGAGATTATCTTCAGTTTATTTACTTCAATGTGAAAACGGAATCCTACGATACACTCAAATCAGAAATCGTACTGAACGTGACAGGCGAAAGCAAGAAAAACGAATACATCCTATCCAACGACATGGGTTCGTTTTACGATACAATGGACATTCAGAGCAATAAGCTCACTGCGATCGACGCCAAAGATCGATTACGAAGCATGGCCAACATTGCGATATTCGTACTGATAGGGCTAGTCACTTTAGTGATGTTCAAAAAATAGGACATCGCCTTAATAAAATCGTACGTCCCACGGTATTTTCATTTAATTTTGGCTTGCCTAAAGGCAGCCCAGCAAGCAGCAAGGCAAACGACGAAAAGCTGTCACAGACCGTACACGCTGTTCCTGACTGCTTTCTTTCTAATTCAAATTATCAATTGATGAGTAACTCATTCGGGTCTTTATTTAAGATCACCACCTTTGGAGAATCACATGGCAAGGCCATTGGCGTCACGGTAGACGGCTGCCCTGCTGGCATTACTATAGACGAAGCTTTTATCCAGTCGGAATTGGAAAGAAGAAAACCTGGTCAATCCAAAATCACTACCCAAAGGAAAGAGCCAGATAGTTTCGAAATTCTCTCTGGCGTATTCGAAGGAAAATCTACTGGCACTCCCATTGCCATGGTGATTCGCAATACAGACCAGAAGAGCAAAGACTACGCACATATTGCAAAATCTTACCGCCCATCTCACGCCGATTTCACTTATCAAGAGAAGTACGGCATACGCGACTACCGTGGCGGTGGTCGAAGTTCGGCTCGTGAAACAGCCGCCAGAGTAGCCGCAGGTGCATTAGCTAAATTGGCTTTACGCCAATTGGGCATTGAAGTAGCTGCTTATGTCTCTCAAGTAGGAGATCTCAAAACCGAAAAGACTTATCAGCAATTGGATCTATCCAAAACTGAAAACAACATCGTACGATGCCCAGACGAAAGCATCGCAGACAAGATGATCACTTTCATCGATGGCATTCGCAAAAGCGGAGACACCGTGGGCGGCATCGTGACGGGTGTCATCACAGGTACACCTGTAGGACTAGGCGAGCCCGTATTTGACAAACTACACGCCCGACTCGGCGCAGCCATGCTAGGTATCAATGCTGTGAAAGGATTCGAATATGGCAGTGGATTCGAAGGAGCCAAAATGAAAGGCTCTAAACACAACGACATCATCGAAAAGGACGGAGATCAAATAAAAACCCGTACCAACCTATCAGGCGGTATCCAAGGAGGTATTTCCAACGGTGAAGACATCTACTTCAATGTCGCCTTCAAACCAGTAGCTACCATCATGCGAGACCAAAACTCGATAGATCAGGATGGACAGACGATCACAGTATCAGGCAAAGGCAGACACGACCCCTGTGTAGTACCAAGGGCAGTCCCTATTGTAGAAGCAATGGCAGCGATTACAATCTTAGATTTCTATTTATTAAATAGATCTACGCATCTATAATTTAGGAGAATCCCGCTAATATTTAGGTAAATCAGCGGATGTCTTGACAGATTGTAGGTTTTATTTTTGCACAAAATTATTTCTAAATAAAAATCAAGACATGACAACTTTTTATAAAAAAGAGGGTGTAGTGACTGCCAGCTCCAATGCAGCTGCGGGCACCATGACCGTGCAATGGGATTCGCTTCTCGATGACCAAGCAATAGAGGAGTGCTGTCAAGCACAAATCGAACAAGTAAAAAAAGGCATAAAAATATTGTTTTTGGATGTATCGGTAGCCAATGGAGTACCCTCACAAAAAAGACAGGAATGGTTCGAAAACTACTTATTCCCCAACTTTTCAGCACTAGGCTTAAAAGCTTCAATTACCATTTTACCAAAAAGTGCTTTGACCAAATTAGCGTCTAAAAAATGGGTGAAAAATTCAGGCGCATTCAATTTTGATGTCTTCGAAGCTGCAAGTCTAAACGATGCACAGGAACTCGCTCGTCAGCTGTAATTACTATCCATCGAAGGATTAAAAAGCGGAAAGTTCTATCCTTAGAATTTTCCGCTTTTTCTGTTTAGTATTGAGTTATATTCTAAGACAACCCAGATACGATAGACCTCAATATTCATGAAAAACTTACCCCTACATGTTAAAATAGTTATTGGACTCACACTTGGAGTGATGTGGGCATTTATCTCTAGTGCCTTGGGTTGGAATGAATTTACCATCACATGGATCGATCCATTCGGGACTATTTTCATTCGATTGCTCAAGTTTATTGCCGTGCCTTTAGTTCTTTTTTCTATCATCAGTGGGGTATCAGGTCTGAGTGATGTGTCTAAACTCGGACGACTCGGAGGCAAAACACTGGGAGCCTATATGGTGACTACAGTAGCGGCTGTGGGTATTGGCTTATTATTAGTCAACCTTGTCAAACCAGGCAATTTCGTAGAAAAAGATCAGCGAATACAAAACCGAATCGCTTTTGAGTTATGGCTACAAGACCAGCAAATGGGTCTGCCTCACGATGGAGAGTCTTATCTAAACAAACCTGAATATCAACACCTCATCACGGATGCACAAAAAGCAGGTCAGCTATCAGAAAAAGACCAGCAAGAAGTAGCTAAACGTATGGAATCTGCACAAAAACAAAAAGAGAGCAGTCCATTGACCTTCATTGTAGAGATGGTGCCAGAAAATGTAATGTTTTCTATATCCAATAATGGTATGATGCTACAGGTTATCTTCTTTGCTATCTTTTTTGGCATCACACTCGTGATGATACCAGAAGACAAGAAAAAACCCGTAGTAGATTTCATCAATAGTATCAATGAAGTATTTCTCCGTATGGTAAATATCGTGATGGGTGCTGCGCCATTTTTTGTCTTTGCTCTGCTCGCTGGCGTGATTGCCAAAATGGCCAATACTCCCGCAGAAGTCTTCGAAATATTTTTAGGACTAGGTTCTTATTCGCTTACCCTCGTAGCAGGTTTGTTCTTCATGGTGTTTGTTTTCTACCCACTGATAATCAAAATCTTTGTGCCCAAGCTATCCTATAAAGAATTCTTTAAAAACATCAGCCCGGCTCAGTTTCTGGCCTTCTCTACCAGCTCTAGTGCAGCTACTCTGCCCGTGACCATGGAGTGCGTAGAAGACAACATGGGCGTATCCAATAACATAGCCAGTTTTGTACTGCCCGTAGGCGCCACAGTCAACATGGATGGCACGAGTCTGTACCAAGCAGTAGCCGTCGTGTTTTTGGCTCAGCTACACATGGTAGACCTCACACTGGCACAGCAGCTCACCATCGTGCTCACGGCTACGCTGGCCTCCATAGGCGCAGCAGCTACGCCTAGTGCAGGTTTGGTCATGATGATCATCGTCTTGCAGTCTGTAGGCCTCAACCCTGCCTGGGTAGCGATTATCTTCCCAGTAGATCGTATCCTAGACATGTGCCGCACCGTGGTGAATGTAACTGGCGATGCCACTGTTTCTACTTTGGTAGCCAAGAGTGAAGGGGAATTGAGTAAGTATTGATAACTCACAAATGAACTAAGCCTAAATAAGATACCTCTAGGATTCTGAGTGTTGAACCCAACAAAGAACCCCAGTGTTTCGTATCTTTGTAGTCTCTAGTTAAAAAGAAAAGAAGATGTCTGAAGCAGTAACAAACACCCCAGTAAATATATATTTCGAGTCGAACCCAAACCCGAACACGTTGAAGTTTGTGGCTAATTTTATGTTGGTACCAGAAGGCACCAATTTCGACTACCCCTCACCAGAGCGTGCAACCAACTCTGAATTAGCTCAGGAACTTTTCACATTCCCCTTTGTGAAAGGCGTATTTGTGATGAGCAACTTCATCACCGTATCGAAAGACGAAACGACCGAGTGGGAAGAAATAAGAGATGGCATCAAAGAGCATATCAAGGCCTATTTGGAATCAGGCAAACTAGCCGTGAATCTTTCTCAGCCTTACGCTGAGCCCAAACAAGAAAACGACGCTCCCAAAGCACCTGTGTCTGACTTAGACGAAAACATCAAAGGTATCTTGGACGAATACATTCGCCCAGCCGTAGAGCAAGACGGCGGCGCGATCGATTTTCACTCCTTCGAAGATGGCAAAGTGAAAGTAGTCCTACAAGGTGCATGTAGCGGATGTCCTTCTTCTACCCTTACGCTAAAAACGGGTATCGAAAATCTCCTGAAGAGAATGGTACCAGAAGTGAAAGAGGTTGAGGCGATTAATGGATAAGCTGTTCTCAAAATATTGAAATAAAAAAAGGAGCTGATCAGCTCCTTTTTTTATTTCAATTCTTCAACCTCCATGATGCATTAGGACTTCGTGATGAGGGATCTGAATATATATCCAGTTTAACTAATTTTGATTACCACCATTCAAGCCATGGAGGCTCATCCTTTTTCTTGATAAAAAGGATGTAAAAATCAAGAAAAATTTAAAGGCGCAAGGCCATTACCCACATCGCCACCAATTTTTCGCCAGCCCTCCGAAGCGACTAATATTTAAGTTGATGTTCTTCTTTATAAGTTAAAAAGAGTGATGTTTGAATTGAACATGAATTAGCAATCCCCCCACTTTACAGACTGATCCGTAATGAGCAAAATGAAACGAAGTATCTGATTTGAAGCTGTTTAAGCTCGAAATAGATTTCTTATGCATCATGAAGGTTCAACATTCTCTACTCTAAAACTCAAATTTGATGCCTTGTGCCAATGGCAAATCCACACCAAAGTTAATAGTATTGGTTTGGCGTCTCATGTACACTTTCCAAGCATCTGAGCCAGACTCACGTCCTCCACCAGTTTCTTTTTCACCGCCAAAGGCGCCACCTATCTCAGCACCCGACGTGCCGATGTTTACATTGGCGATCCCACAATCAGACCCTGCGTGCGACAAAAACATCTCTGATTCTCTCATGTTTTGTGTCATAATTGCAGAAGACAGCCCTTGTGGTACATCGTTTTGCATGGCAATGGCTTCTTCCAATGTTTTGTATTTGATCAAATACAAAATAGGCGCAAATGTCTCATGTTGCACAATCTCAAAATGGTTTTCGACTTCAAAAATAGCAGGCTTCACATAGCAGCCAGACTCATAGCCCACTCCCGCTAACACTTCTCCATCCACTACCGTTTTAGCTCCTTCTGCTTTGGCTTTCTCTATCGCCTGACTATACATGTCTACCGCCAGTGTATCTATTAACGGCCCCACGTGATTGGACTCATCCAGTGGATTGCCAATCTTGAGCTGACCATAAGCGTTTTTCAATTTATTTTTTACTTCTTCGTAAATGTCTTCGTGGATGATCAACCTGCGGGTAGACGTACAGCGCTGCCCAGCCGTACCCACAGCTCCAAATACAGCTCCAATCAATGACATATCCAAATCTG contains the following coding sequences:
- the aroC gene encoding chorismate synthase, giving the protein MSNSFGSLFKITTFGESHGKAIGVTVDGCPAGITIDEAFIQSELERRKPGQSKITTQRKEPDSFEILSGVFEGKSTGTPIAMVIRNTDQKSKDYAHIAKSYRPSHADFTYQEKYGIRDYRGGGRSSARETAARVAAGALAKLALRQLGIEVAAYVSQVGDLKTEKTYQQLDLSKTENNIVRCPDESIADKMITFIDGIRKSGDTVGGIVTGVITGTPVGLGEPVFDKLHARLGAAMLGINAVKGFEYGSGFEGAKMKGSKHNDIIEKDGDQIKTRTNLSGGIQGGISNGEDIYFNVAFKPVATIMRDQNSIDQDGQTITVSGKGRHDPCVVPRAVPIVEAMAAITILDFYLLNRSTHL
- a CDS encoding dicarboxylate/amino acid:cation symporter produces the protein MKNLPLHVKIVIGLTLGVMWAFISSALGWNEFTITWIDPFGTIFIRLLKFIAVPLVLFSIISGVSGLSDVSKLGRLGGKTLGAYMVTTVAAVGIGLLLVNLVKPGNFVEKDQRIQNRIAFELWLQDQQMGLPHDGESYLNKPEYQHLITDAQKAGQLSEKDQQEVAKRMESAQKQKESSPLTFIVEMVPENVMFSISNNGMMLQVIFFAIFFGITLVMIPEDKKKPVVDFINSINEVFLRMVNIVMGAAPFFVFALLAGVIAKMANTPAEVFEIFLGLGSYSLTLVAGLFFMVFVFYPLIIKIFVPKLSYKEFFKNISPAQFLAFSTSSSAATLPVTMECVEDNMGVSNNIASFVLPVGATVNMDGTSLYQAVAVVFLAQLHMVDLTLAQQLTIVLTATLASIGAAATPSAGLVMMIIVLQSVGLNPAWVAIIFPVDRILDMCRTVVNVTGDATVSTLVAKSEGELSKY
- a CDS encoding NifU family protein is translated as MSEAVTNTPVNIYFESNPNPNTLKFVANFMLVPEGTNFDYPSPERATNSELAQELFTFPFVKGVFVMSNFITVSKDETTEWEEIRDGIKEHIKAYLESGKLAVNLSQPYAEPKQENDAPKAPVSDLDENIKGILDEYIRPAVEQDGGAIDFHSFEDGKVKVVLQGACSGCPSSTLTLKTGIENLLKRMVPEVKEVEAING